A window of Cynocephalus volans isolate mCynVol1 chromosome 3, mCynVol1.pri, whole genome shotgun sequence genomic DNA:
CGCTGAGAGCGGTAACGCTTTGGCCGAGGGGCAGGTACTAAGGCTGGAGAGGCACCTGGGAAGGGTGTTAGTTTCTGCGCCCTCAGGACGAATGGGAACTAAAGCCCGCGGGAGAGTAGAGGGTTTGCCTTGAGGCCGTGCAGATGTGAGGCCGCCAGGCTTGGCGTGAGGCTGTCCAGGTCGGGGTCGCGGGGTGCTCCTTGTGCTCCCGGTCTCATCTGCCTGCCTTGCGCGGTAGGCTCCTCTCGGCCTCCCAGGGACTTCAGGCGCGTCGGGAAACTTCGTCCTCCAACCCCGAGGCTGGCGAAGGGCAGATCCGCCTCACGGACAGCTGCGTCCAGGTAGGAGGCCGAACGCGGGGCGGCGGATCCCGGGCGGGCGCCGGGGACGCTGGGACCTCCCCTTGCCCGGCACTCTTGATCCCCTTCCTACATTTCAGAGGCTTCTGGAAATCACCGAAGGGTCAGAATTCCTCAGGCTGCAGGTGGAGGGAGGTGGATGCTCCGGATTCCAATACAAATTTTCGCTGGATACGGTTATCAACCCCGACGACAGGCAAGGAAGAAGGATTGGGTCGTTAGAGGATGTACAGGAGGGATAAAAGTGTCTCCAGTTGAAGGTGCACTTTTCCCACATTTAAAGGGCTTGCTAAGGATGGTTAACGCCGCCCTTCTCACACAGTGAGGATGCAATAAAAATTTGTTGtcttaattcaaaataaattataggaGGAAAATTGGCCTGCCTAGGTCCATAGTGTGAGTTAGGTGGACTATATAAGTCCCTAAACATTTCCCAGTATTAATTCCATTGAATCTTTTTGCCTCATAGAAAATCAGCACCTTTTAGAGGTAATAAGGAATTCTAGCTCTGTACTTCAGAAAACAGGATGTGCACCTATGGGCTCAGAGGGTGTCATGTTTTTGATGTTTGTGATATTCATTAATGCCTTCCTCCTGTCTTTTCAGGGTATTTGAGCAGGGTGGGGCAAGAGTGGTGGTGGACTCTGATAGTTTGGCCTTCGTGAAAGGGGCCCAGGTGGACTTCAGCCAAGAACTGATCCGAAGCTCATTTCAAGTGTTGAACAATCCTCAAGCACAGCAAGGCTGCTCCTGTGGGTCATCCTTCTCTGTCAAACTTTGATGTGATGACAGATGACCCTGAGACTGCTATCAGTTGTACAAATTTGAGGAACCTGGGATTATTAGAATTCTAGAGGTTTCCCTCTAATCATGTCCCTTGCTCAATTTTATTTCCCTCAATCTGGGAGTGTTGTGTTTTTAGTTGCCACTATTATTTTCAGAATGTGAAGCTTTTATTCTTAACCTAATTCCCCAGCCCCCATGCTAAGGCCAAGCCTCCCACATGCTGTTACCTCAGATTCAATCACTTTTTGAAACCAAGAATAATCTATAGAATCTCCAAGGTTCCAAAATTTGGAATTACTTCTTTGGCCTTCAGAGGTACTTGCACATATGTGTATTACTATGTATAAAATCTTCATTTGAAAGAAAGACCTTATTGTGTTTTGGATCAGGGTCACAGATTGGATAGCTTGAACATGTTACTAGGCCCAAGAGGATGAGAAAGGCAAATGAAatgttctctttttcatttcaccCTTTCTGAATGTGCCACTTGACTTATTTTCTATGCAGCCTTTTCTCTACCTCCCGTTTTATAGAGCAGATGCGTTTTACTCTCATACTCCTGGATCTGCTAGAATCCAGAAAACTTGGATTAAACCCTTACTGAtacctgaattatttcaaaaatagccTCCCTACTCCATACTCATACAGACATTTCAAGATTCTGTGACCATTTAATGACTGAATCTTTTTAGGGTATATTACTTCACTTACCTTATGGTGTAAAACGTCTCTGGTCTCATGCATAGCAGGAAGTGGTCCCTTTGTTGGTATAGATAATAGATACTTAGGGATCTTTGTTTTAGATTGGTTTACCAGATGAAGTTCAGGATGCCCAgttattaaatttgaattttagataatcaacgaataatttttttagtatgtctcaaATACATGGGACATATTTatgctaaaaattatttgtttatctgaaattcaaatttaactgagtgtcttatatttttgtttgctcaACCTGTCAACCCTACTTTAAGGTCACTGAAAAAACTTTTAAACCATAAATTCCAGTGAATTTTAAAGTACTTCATTAGATGTGGCATTTAAATATGCACGAAGCTTGTAATAATTGTATTACAGTGCTGGGGGGCCCAGACCTGTATGGacagacaactaaaaaaaaagaaatcatcaacCACCACCACTACAACAAATGATTTATTAATACTAATGTTGGGGAAACCACAACCAATTGATTCTCAGTTATTAGTTAAATCCATCTTTTGCTTGGGAGCTTAAAAGTTTGTTACAGCAAAGACTTGCATTTCTGGACCGGCTTGGAATTAAGATCATCTAGTAAGAGaatttaccattaaaaaaatggaaatagaatttagaaatagaaagtatCTGAGACAGAACTCAGATGCTTATttgcgggtacttcaaaaagttcatggaaagatttgtattttcttttaactatttttccatgaacttttgaagtacccttgtatttccaATGTGGGAAGACCTAGGATTTAGAGAAAACAAACCTATCATGTGGTTAGAGGAAAGAAGGGGACACTCAGAAACCTGAGCAGATTTTTTAGCTGCCTGTGGAAGGAGGCAGAAAGCAGCATACTGTGAAAGCATCTGTGTACATACATTACTAAGACATTAAAAGTTGCTGCCAATACCTGGGCCTAATAAAATTTATAGTTCAGACTACCTAACTCCTTTCATCCTCCTTACAAAGAGATTTTAAACGTTAGACCCTATTCCTCTGGAATATTTTTGTGGGTTATTTACTGATTTGGTGGGTTTAAAACTGCTGAGCACAAGCAAAATAGCTTtagttactaaataaataaaccatcaAATTGCAGTGGTCAACTAGGCAGAAACAGGGTACCTTAGAATGCAGAAGCCTATATGTGAGTACCAACTGTTATGGGAGAATTGGTATTTGTGTTTAGAAAAAGGTGGATTTGGGAGAAATCATCTTTACACTAAGAAGACTTCATGGGTAGATCAGAAGTGGTAGTCTCTGATGGAGGAGGATGATTTAAGAACATAGAGCACAGAGGAATGATTGCACCAGGGGGACACTGGGCAGTTTGCTTGGAATAGACAGAATGCCTGGTAAAACAAGTCTAGGATCTTATGCAGGCCCTTTCTGACAGATGCCCTCTGCCTGGCAGGCCATAAAGTCTAGTGgacatttttacaaattttgctCACTGAAAATTCATTCAGGACAACTATATTCTTCCCGTATTAACTGGAAGATCTTTTGTCTTCTCATTACTTTGGAGAGGAGGTTGTCACAAGGCCTTGTTTGTTGCAGAACTGGCTTTATTACACTTTTCATGCAAGCCAGTGCCTGGAGCATCAGCCCCACCTTTTCTTTAGCAACAACCATAACAGTGCAAGAACCAAAGGCAAGGGAGTCCTGAATCTGCCTTATGTTGTGAGTCAGCCTTATGCGGTTGGTTCAGAGAGGGACTTCTTGGTCAATGGCCAGATCTTATCTTATTGTGGAATCACACTCCAGTTATGTGATGATAGAAACTAGTAGTATGTAAACTATATGTGTCCCACCCACCCTTAGTTTCTTTGTGTGGGAATTTGACTGATAACAGGggtttaaaagaaaatctattcaGAAGTGAGAGATTAGTAAGGACTACTAAAGTAGGTGTCCAGGAAGATACTCTTCTATCTCTAAATTACTTCTGAGAATTGATCcctgttctttttgtcttttgttataaAACATCAGAGTGGAGGGCTGACATTATATACCAGGAGCAACCTGGTATAGTGAAGTGAGTGGCACTAACCATGATGGTATAGCCCTCCCTTGAACTCTGGCCCTGAGCTAATGTGCAGCTGGCCTTGGACAGGGCTTAACACTATTAACACTTAAACATAGCAGTTTTGCATGTTTGtctgaaagacaaggaaagtcCTCTGTTTTCTTCGTATCTAGCATTtatgtttatgatttttattatttttctgttctgtttttttggggggtggctggcagTTACGGAGATCCGAACTCTTAAAgttggtgttataataccgttctctaaccaactaagctaaccggccattcttTCTTCATAAAAATGTCACAGGGCTGTTTAACAGAATTTTGCtttaagaaattttgaaatgggccggcctgtggttcagttgggagagtgtggtgctgataacaccaaggccaagggttcagatccctatatagggatggctggttagctcacttgggagagtgtggtgctgacaacaccaattcaagggttaagatccccttaccggtcatcttttttaaaaaaaaaagaaaaattttttgaataattatCACTTGGTTTAATTGTAAATtatagttaaataaatatatagaaaagcaGAAGCATTTAAGCAGTCTGTGGCCAGcagctgtattttaaaatattttatttttttgaataagtaATACATAtggtacaaaattttaaaagatacagaaaGATACAGTGCAAAGTCTCCCAATACTGTACCTATCCACCCTGTCACTCTCCCCACAAACCACCactgtttctaagaatttatcccaCAGATAAACTACGAAATAACATATGCACAAGAATATTCAttacagtattatttataatagcaaaagatAGGATACAATGGAAATGTCTGTCATTGAGGgtctgattaaataaattatggtttatCCATTCGATGGGATAATATACAGCTATGAAATAGAATGAGGCAGCTCTTTGTGTACAAGTATAAAGTGAAAAGCAAAGCGCAGAATAGCGTGCATACTAtgctatttgtgtttttaataaaaggaaatatgtgtatatgcatgcaaTATCTCTGGGAGGATGAGCAGGAAGGTGAGGGTTGTGGGGAGGTGGGCAAGTGGGAACAGCATTTAAGAAGGCACAGTGCCAGCAGGGTATATTTGGGGAATGGTAAAAAATTCTCTGATGGGGTATAATGTGGAGTGGCAAGGATGATGTTGACAGATATTCACTTCTCTTTCCCCTTTGTTTAGACAAATAGCAGCATATGTTGCATGCTGTTATACAACCTCCCTTCATCTATTTAAGACATCAAGGATTTTAGAGCCATTTTTTCTTAGGGTTCCATAGCAATTAATTGTTTCtaatcttttgctattacaaataatgttgtAATAAATAACCTTTTACATACATCATTTCACATTTGGTGAGAATGTGTGTGAAGGTTAAGTTCCTAGAAGCTGAATTATTAGGCCAAAGCTTTAgtacttttataattttgaaagacTGCCATATTGTCCTCTTCAGAGATTGTACCAACATATACTCCTATCAGCTGTTATGAGAGTGCTTACTTCCCCAGATGTTTGCCAACCAGGAGTCTTAACAAACTTTTTGATCTTGGCCAatctgacaattaaaaaaaaatacctctgtgtggttttaagttgcatttcttttattacgAATGAAAGAATATTTCAATATGAGCCACTTATTTTTGTCTGCTGAGAACCCCTCAACTAATATAGTGACCTAGAGCAAATTATTTAAGCTTTCTGtgtctcattttcctcacctACAAATTGGGAATAAAAATAGTAAGTAGGATTGTTAGATTAAAGGAAATTTATGTACAGcattcagcacagtgcctggcatatagcaagcATTCAATAAGTTATGTGATGGCTGACAGAGCAGCACATAGGACAGGACAGATTAAGAAAGCAGCATTCATCTCCTTGCCTCCAGTCACATGGAGCCGTGTTCACTTACATTGCCATTCGTCAGAGAAACACAAAGTcagctttctttgtctttgcagGCGAGAATTCTACCACTGAGCCACCCATGCACCCAACTTTCTTTGTCTTGGAATAGTAAAGAACATACTCCCGTTGGAACCCAATCATAGGCTATCGGCAGAGCTGGCCAGAGCCTCATATCTAATATGTAGGTTTAGCCAATGTAGCAAAGAAATTTGGTCTAATACGAAATAAAAACAAGAGCAGAGGAGCCCAGATGTACATTTCTTTATTCCGCCATGGTTCTGAACTCCTAGCTAGCCTGGTTTGGAGTGAGTCTCTACTTGTAAACTCAGAGGGATGCCAGCCGTCCATTTTCTGAAGGGGAAGAGGGCATGAGCTTCTGAGTAGAGGAGAAAAACAACATTCGAAATCTGGCTTCCTCTGAACCACCCTAGTAAGTagacctttttatttttagtatatcaaACTGGTCTTCACAAAAGGAGGGCCCAGAAGAAATTTGTTTCGTGTAAGAAACAGTATGTATTTAATAAAGGTCTTTGGAGATAGGTACTCTGTCTTGTGGCAGCCCTTGCTGCTGGTGCACAGGGATTATTGCTGGGtggattttgaatttatttaccCGGAACTgcagaatattttctttatacttgTATGAAATCTTGGCTTCCCATTTCTTAACTCCACATATTTTTCATAATGCCCTCTTGCTCCTTTCTCAGGCTCTTTGCTCCTCTTCATTTGTGTCTCTTACAATCAATAAGCTAACACCAGTCTTGCTTTTCTGAGGTGCATGGATCTTCTGCCACTCCCTGGGGCCACAGAACTGGCTGCAGGATAGTGGTGTGGCAAAATCAGGGTCCAGACCAGATTGGCCGAGTGGTGGAGAAGTTCTTTGAGAGGGAACATTGGAGTCAGTCCCCAAACTCCCCCAAACTCTTTCTTGCTCTACAGAT
This region includes:
- the ISCA2 gene encoding iron-sulfur cluster assembly 2 homolog, mitochondrial, encoding MAAAWELSLTAAALRAVTLWPRGRLLSASQGLQARRETSSSNPEAGEGQIRLTDSCVQRLLEITEGSEFLRLQVEGGGCSGFQYKFSLDTVINPDDRVFEQGGARVVVDSDSLAFVKGAQVDFSQELIRSSFQVLNNPQAQQGCSCGSSFSVKL